One stretch of Shewanella sp. Arc9-LZ DNA includes these proteins:
- a CDS encoding MalY/PatB family protein, which translates to MNFSDKPDRTSSKAHKWEKYKGTDILPMWIADTEFRCAEPILSALHQRIDDGLFGYTLPAHDTDASEAVVAWCQRQYNWKIDPSWLVWTPGVVPAFNVAIQAYCQAGDTVIVQTPNYPPILAAPAINHLKRTCIGSIEVDGRWTLDFDALEEAAADPKASLFIMCNPMNPLGTVLNQAELDTIAAICRKHGVMLCSDEIHCDLILDDVPHLPASAHPELAEHSVTLMAASKTFNIAGLGTSFAIIPNEKLRVAFNHAARGRLPSVTVTGLTATNAAFRHCDEWHQQQVAYLTENRDYLVTEINKIDGLKAISPAATFLLWVDASGLQVPDTQAWCEAKGVGPSAGRDFGDKDCFRLNFGCSRDYLVEAIKKLQGRDV; encoded by the coding sequence ATGAACTTCAGTGATAAACCTGACCGCACATCGTCAAAAGCCCATAAATGGGAAAAATACAAAGGTACAGATATATTGCCTATGTGGATTGCTGATACTGAGTTTCGCTGTGCTGAGCCTATTTTGTCTGCCTTACATCAGCGCATTGATGATGGCCTGTTCGGTTATACCCTTCCAGCTCACGATACCGATGCCAGTGAGGCCGTTGTGGCGTGGTGTCAACGTCAATATAACTGGAAGATTGATCCTAGTTGGCTAGTGTGGACTCCGGGTGTGGTGCCTGCATTTAATGTGGCTATTCAAGCTTATTGCCAAGCAGGTGATACGGTTATCGTACAAACACCCAATTATCCTCCTATATTGGCTGCACCGGCAATTAATCATCTCAAGCGAACTTGTATCGGCTCGATAGAAGTGGATGGTCGCTGGACACTCGATTTTGATGCCTTGGAAGAGGCTGCTGCGGATCCTAAAGCCAGCTTATTTATTATGTGTAATCCAATGAATCCGCTTGGAACCGTCTTAAACCAAGCAGAACTCGACACAATTGCAGCAATATGCAGAAAACATGGCGTCATGCTGTGCTCGGATGAAATACACTGTGATTTAATTTTAGATGACGTGCCACATTTACCCGCCAGTGCGCACCCAGAATTGGCTGAGCATTCAGTGACATTAATGGCCGCCAGTAAAACCTTCAATATCGCGGGATTAGGTACGTCTTTCGCTATTATTCCAAACGAAAAATTAAGAGTAGCATTCAACCATGCAGCCCGCGGCAGGTTACCATCGGTAACAGTCACAGGTCTTACCGCCACTAATGCAGCCTTCAGGCATTGCGATGAGTGGCATCAACAACAAGTGGCGTATTTAACTGAAAATCGTGATTATCTAGTGACTGAAATCAACAAAATCGACGGTTTAAAAGCTATCTCACCCGCGGCGACTTTTTTACTGTGGGTTGATGCCAGCGGTTTACAAGTCCCCGATACGCAAGCATGGTGTGAAGCCAAAGGTGTCGGCCCATCAGCGGGCAGAGACTTTGGTGATAAAGACTGTTTTCGCTTGAACTTCGGCTGTTCACGAGATTACTTAGTCGAAGCAATTAAAAAACTGCAGGGCAGAGACGTTTAA
- a CDS encoding thiopurine S-methyltransferase codes for MEPSFWHEKWQLQQIGFHQNQVNPFLVKYWSHIGLNENTEVFVPLCGKSLDMFYLAEQRHTVLGCELNTLAVEQFFTDNDLTYQVNHTDEHVVFSADQVTLYQGDIFTLPKSATASISGFYDRAALIAWPEEMRQQYVKALAALIPANVSGLLITLDYLQDTLKGPPFAVSPDWVKSYLTPYFDVELLECVDVLADNPRFMNKHVPWLNEAVYKLTRKS; via the coding sequence ATGGAACCCAGCTTTTGGCATGAAAAATGGCAGTTACAACAAATTGGTTTTCACCAAAACCAAGTGAACCCTTTTTTAGTAAAATATTGGTCGCATATTGGTTTGAATGAAAACACTGAGGTATTCGTTCCTCTATGTGGTAAATCATTGGATATGTTTTATTTGGCCGAGCAGCGCCATACTGTGCTGGGATGTGAACTCAATACCCTCGCAGTTGAACAATTTTTTACCGACAATGATCTTACTTATCAAGTTAATCATACCGACGAACATGTAGTCTTTTCTGCCGATCAAGTCACCTTATATCAAGGGGATATTTTTACTCTACCCAAAAGTGCAACAGCGTCGATTAGTGGTTTTTACGATCGTGCTGCCCTGATTGCGTGGCCAGAAGAAATGCGCCAACAGTATGTTAAAGCACTCGCTGCGCTTATACCGGCGAATGTAAGTGGCTTATTAATTACCCTAGATTACCTACAAGATACTCTGAAAGGGCCGCCATTTGCAGTCAGTCCAGATTGGGTTAAAAGCTATTTAACACCATATTTTGATGTTGAATTATTGGAGTGTGTTGATGTACTGGCTGACAATCCGAGGTTTATGAATAAACACGTGCCTTGGCTTAATGAAGCCGTTTATAAGTTGACCCGAAAATCATAA
- a CDS encoding response regulator: MKPTEPDLQLKSPIQRNYNRAVFYTYIGVIVMALLTAGIMFERQKEQQIQQREEQVARHVMQIDLLLESSIRAVKSLRDVAVDHLRLGEFVRKERLPEYEKFNEDGQYFTLEPNYANSGVPFTNMGRITGAGSLNDRSESFYQELEMLFELSLSFPVAKEAAPKASSIYYISKRRMMSFYPWENNDLRFRDELLNKKQFQLATPSMNPQRSVFWSEAYIDSAHQGLITTLGLPVYLEDEFIGSINLDMTLSSLDKQIRTYFKMPGTVILLDQQNNILSHSDFDSSEMNKVYHISQRIPAELHSLSESELFDAHEGILRNGYYIHSVALHNAPWRLLYLQDEDDLFKDSWDKLQLSFLLVVLALSLLVTIVHWQTRRAFVSPASRLLTHLEACSQTPIRPPEKITRGWEPWFALVSRIFEENRQYTHHLAEQNKRLDNLVARRTQRLRETTERREREFALLRSLIDSIPEAIVFKDKEGKYLGCNKSAERMLGYTENEIIGLTSSEVVSPEQGLRIGEEDNKVLTQQHSLRYQERVNIEGKPVLLDTFKLPFYNRRGDLLGLISVWRDITREYEAAEQLRMSEQRYHLAMDAVEDGLWDWYIDSEQIICNPAFYSMLGYQANEFPPLLESIDELYHPDDRERVQEYRSQYVRDPVGTYEIEFRMRGKNDQYYWVLSRGRAVEFSEDGCSKRMLGTHKDITRQKSNEVALLEAKQDAELANMYKSEFLANMSHEIRTPMNAIIGMLQLAQRTSLTVQQQDYLNKAGFSAQSLLRIINDILDFSKIEAGKLELERVAFPLDKVLDHVIDINALKAQEKGVELLLYAPVTAGLILYGDPLRLGQVIVNLLSNAVKFTQTGEVELGCEDVGERDDRITMKFWVRDSGIGISKDQQAMLFDAFSQADGSTTRKYGGTGLGLSISKHLVSMMGGTMQVESELGAGSTFSFTISFEIAEEQVIEPLVVPEQLNNLTTLVVDDNPSALQIYSTLMTDFSFGVNTADSGQKALDILRKKPVDLLLLDWMMPEMNGCDVIKAIDEMVADGSLAKRPIIILMTAYAAEPLDHELQKNSVYAVLQKPFKASALFDEIINAFAKEPKLNAMPVIIEAEPAKASGLVLLVEDNFINQQVASELLKSAGYEVVIADNGQVALDVIDSKPFDAVLMDIQMPVMDGLTATAELRKRYSKQQMPIIAMTAHAMSGDKEKSLAAGMNAHITKPIVLTELFETLSHWITYKHNHKDD, encoded by the coding sequence ATGAAACCGACTGAGCCAGATTTACAACTAAAATCTCCTATTCAACGTAATTATAACCGAGCGGTGTTCTACACCTATATCGGGGTGATTGTGATGGCTTTGCTGACCGCTGGCATTATGTTTGAGCGTCAAAAAGAGCAGCAAATTCAACAGCGAGAAGAACAAGTTGCCCGTCATGTTATGCAAATCGACTTATTGCTTGAGTCGAGCATTCGTGCGGTGAAAAGTTTGCGTGATGTGGCGGTGGACCATTTACGTTTGGGGGAGTTTGTTCGTAAAGAGCGCTTACCAGAGTATGAAAAATTTAACGAAGATGGCCAGTATTTCACCTTAGAACCTAATTATGCCAACAGCGGCGTGCCGTTTACCAATATGGGACGCATTACGGGTGCGGGTTCATTAAATGACCGTAGCGAGAGCTTTTATCAAGAGCTTGAAATGCTGTTTGAACTGTCATTATCCTTCCCAGTCGCGAAAGAAGCAGCGCCTAAAGCTTCGTCGATTTATTATATTTCTAAGCGTCGGATGATGTCATTTTATCCATGGGAAAATAATGACTTACGCTTTAGGGATGAGCTGCTCAATAAGAAACAATTTCAATTAGCGACACCTTCAATGAACCCACAACGGAGTGTGTTTTGGAGTGAGGCATACATCGATTCGGCGCATCAAGGCCTTATTACTACGCTTGGTTTACCGGTATATCTAGAAGATGAGTTTATCGGTTCGATTAACCTCGACATGACGTTATCATCGCTGGATAAACAAATTCGTACCTATTTTAAAATGCCCGGTACGGTGATCTTGCTTGACCAGCAAAATAATATTTTATCTCACAGTGATTTTGACTCCAGTGAAATGAATAAGGTTTACCACATTAGCCAGCGAATTCCGGCAGAGTTACATTCATTATCGGAATCTGAGCTATTTGATGCCCACGAAGGCATATTGCGAAACGGTTATTATATTCATAGTGTGGCACTGCATAACGCGCCATGGCGATTACTGTATTTGCAAGATGAAGATGATTTATTTAAAGATTCTTGGGACAAGCTGCAACTGAGTTTTCTGTTAGTGGTATTGGCTTTGTCGCTGCTGGTTACCATAGTGCATTGGCAAACTCGCCGAGCATTCGTTAGCCCTGCTTCACGCTTATTAACCCATCTAGAAGCATGTTCACAAACGCCTATCCGTCCGCCAGAGAAAATTACCCGTGGTTGGGAGCCATGGTTTGCGCTAGTGAGTCGTATTTTTGAAGAAAACCGTCAGTATACTCATCATCTTGCCGAACAAAACAAACGTCTTGATAACTTAGTTGCTAGGCGCACTCAGCGTTTACGTGAAACAACAGAGCGCCGTGAGCGAGAGTTTGCACTGTTACGATCATTGATCGATTCGATCCCTGAAGCGATCGTGTTTAAAGACAAAGAAGGCAAATACTTAGGCTGTAATAAGTCAGCTGAAAGAATGCTGGGTTATACCGAAAATGAGATTATAGGCTTAACGTCATCAGAAGTGGTGAGCCCAGAGCAAGGCTTGCGCATTGGGGAAGAAGACAACAAAGTGCTGACCCAGCAACATTCCTTGCGTTACCAAGAACGAGTGAATATTGAAGGTAAACCGGTATTACTCGATACCTTTAAATTGCCGTTTTACAATCGCCGTGGCGATCTATTAGGTTTGATCTCTGTTTGGCGCGATATTACCCGTGAATATGAAGCTGCTGAACAGTTACGTATGTCTGAGCAACGTTATCATCTTGCTATGGATGCGGTAGAAGATGGCCTGTGGGATTGGTACATTGATTCTGAACAGATTATTTGTAATCCGGCTTTTTATTCTATGTTGGGTTATCAAGCTAATGAGTTTCCACCGTTACTCGAATCAATCGATGAGTTGTATCATCCTGACGATCGAGAACGGGTCCAAGAGTACCGCTCTCAATATGTGCGCGATCCGGTTGGCACTTATGAAATCGAATTTAGAATGCGCGGTAAAAATGACCAGTACTACTGGGTGTTATCCCGTGGTCGAGCGGTTGAGTTTTCTGAGGATGGTTGTAGTAAGCGGATGCTCGGTACACATAAAGACATTACCCGCCAGAAGAGTAACGAAGTCGCCTTGCTTGAAGCAAAACAAGACGCCGAGTTAGCCAACATGTACAAGAGCGAATTTTTGGCCAACATGAGTCACGAAATTCGGACACCTATGAACGCGATTATTGGGATGTTGCAGTTAGCACAACGCACTAGCTTGACCGTGCAGCAACAAGATTATCTTAATAAAGCCGGTTTTTCTGCCCAATCGTTACTGCGAATTATTAATGACATTTTAGATTTTTCTAAAATTGAAGCAGGCAAATTAGAATTAGAAAGAGTCGCGTTTCCGCTGGATAAAGTGCTTGATCATGTTATTGATATTAATGCGCTTAAAGCGCAAGAAAAAGGCGTTGAATTACTGCTATATGCGCCTGTTACCGCAGGGCTTATTTTGTATGGCGATCCACTGCGTTTAGGCCAGGTCATCGTTAATTTATTGTCTAATGCGGTCAAATTTACCCAAACCGGTGAAGTTGAGCTGGGTTGTGAAGATGTGGGTGAGCGTGACGACCGTATTACCATGAAGTTCTGGGTACGCGATAGCGGTATTGGGATCAGTAAAGATCAACAAGCAATGCTGTTTGATGCATTCTCACAAGCCGATGGTTCAACCACACGTAAATATGGTGGCACAGGCTTAGGGTTATCTATCAGTAAACATTTAGTGTCGATGATGGGTGGTACCATGCAAGTTGAGTCCGAACTGGGCGCCGGCAGTACTTTTAGTTTTACCATTAGCTTTGAAATTGCCGAAGAACAAGTGATCGAGCCGCTGGTAGTGCCAGAACAGTTAAATAACCTGACAACGCTGGTGGTTGACGACAACCCAAGTGCATTACAAATTTATTCTACATTGATGACCGACTTTAGCTTTGGTGTAAACACGGCTGACAGTGGTCAAAAAGCACTGGATATATTGCGTAAAAAACCAGTCGATTTATTGTTGTTGGATTGGATGATGCCTGAAATGAACGGCTGTGATGTTATTAAGGCGATAGATGAAATGGTCGCAGATGGTAGCTTAGCAAAGCGTCCTATTATTATCTTAATGACCGCTTATGCTGCTGAACCGTTAGACCATGAGCTGCAAAAAAATTCTGTTTATGCCGTGTTACAAAAACCGTTTAAGGCCTCGGCGTTATTTGATGAAATTATTAATGCTTTTGCCAAAGAACCCAAGCTAAATGCAATGCCGGTTATTATTGAAGCAGAACCCGCTAAAGCATCTGGCTTAGTATTGTTGGTTGAGGATAACTTTATTAACCAACAAGTGGCATCAGAATTACTCAAAAGTGCTGGTTATGAAGTTGTGATAGCCGACAATGGCCAAGTGGCATTAGATGTGATTGATTCTAAACCATTTGATGCAGTGTTAATGGATATTCAAATGCCGGTAATGGATGGATTAACTGCCACCGCCGAATTACGCAAACGTTATAGCAAACAACAAATGCCCATTATTGCCATGACTGCGCACGCAATGTCGGGTGATAAAGAAAAAAGTTTAGCAGCAGGCATGAATGCGCATATCACTAAGCCGATTGTGCTTACTGAATTATTTGAAACCTTATCTCATTGGATTACATATAAACATAATCATAAAGACGATTAG
- a CDS encoding zinc-dependent metalloprotease, translating into MVRRSISLALLLAITPATLLSNAAMAASDSAQKIINNAEVAKGFINLFYDAKSAQLYLQANKLNQPFLLLTSLPHGVGSNDIGLDRGQLGQTRMVQFEQHGPYVVLKQLNTYFRASSDNVAERQAVTQAFAESILWRGKLVEGKTALVAINDLVINDLHGVSDVLTATKQGLYSLDSSRSVILPQEIKSFERNADIDVNLTFKASKAGKQVEQVTPDGKLLSVQVRYSFVQLPDVGYQPRRYHPMSGYLSDEYADYSTAVDQPLTQRHLLRHRLEKVTPGDAPSKVVKPIIYYLDPGVPEPIRSALLEGARWWESAFTDAGFIDGFKVELLPEGADPQDVRYNMIQWVHRATRGWSYGAAVTDPRTGEIIKGNVTLGSLRVRQDHLIARGLTAGWPDRKAAADAAMALSLARIRQLAAHEVGHTLGLDHNFAASTNDNASVMDYPHPYVSIQGDKINIATPYTEGIGEWDKYTIAYGYGGLTQTESLLTSTLTKGFRYIGEADSRSASASNAYASLWDRGNDAVAELVRLETVRRKAMDDFNSDALLAGEPHGELADVFVPIYLLTRYQIEAAAKWIGGTDYSYQQVGSGVRWNYIRPKMQLAALDALLASLQTESLLVPSNVLQALVPKAGNYRKTRESFGSNLGVITDPVAMAEVLSRHIVAQLLTPERLNRVSQAYMEDSQQLSVVQLIDKLAGASLYQDLPSGQGLAMQMRVNTVVIDSLLATYHSPKTAPEVKAQLAARVDYIIKQLKRRSNRGSDYQSAHYDWLFQGITKGMTDPTYRLITKPVDLPPGSPI; encoded by the coding sequence ATGGTCCGCCGAAGTATTTCATTGGCGCTGTTGCTGGCAATCACTCCAGCAACATTACTTTCTAACGCAGCAATGGCTGCCAGCGACTCAGCCCAAAAAATAATTAATAATGCTGAAGTGGCAAAAGGCTTTATCAATCTATTTTATGATGCCAAATCCGCACAGCTTTATTTACAAGCGAATAAGCTCAATCAACCCTTTCTATTGCTGACCAGTTTACCTCATGGTGTTGGTTCAAATGATATCGGTTTAGACCGTGGCCAGCTCGGCCAAACCCGAATGGTACAATTTGAACAGCATGGTCCTTATGTTGTGCTCAAGCAGCTGAATACCTATTTTCGCGCCTCCAGTGATAACGTTGCTGAGCGTCAAGCGGTCACACAAGCTTTTGCTGAATCGATTTTATGGCGCGGTAAATTAGTTGAAGGTAAAACGGCATTAGTCGCGATTAATGACCTAGTGATTAATGATTTGCATGGGGTGTCGGATGTATTAACGGCAACTAAGCAAGGTTTGTACAGCTTAGACAGCAGCCGCTCAGTGATATTGCCGCAAGAGATTAAATCGTTTGAACGTAATGCTGATATTGATGTTAATTTAACCTTTAAAGCCAGCAAAGCAGGCAAGCAAGTTGAGCAAGTTACTCCAGACGGTAAATTGTTGTCTGTTCAAGTGCGCTATTCCTTTGTGCAACTCCCTGATGTGGGTTATCAACCTCGTCGTTATCATCCCATGAGCGGTTATTTATCTGATGAATATGCCGATTATTCTACCGCAGTTGATCAACCACTGACTCAACGCCATTTGCTGCGCCACAGATTAGAAAAAGTTACTCCGGGTGATGCTCCCAGTAAAGTGGTTAAACCTATCATTTATTACCTCGACCCAGGTGTACCTGAGCCTATTCGCAGTGCATTATTGGAAGGTGCACGTTGGTGGGAAAGTGCATTTACTGATGCCGGTTTCATTGACGGCTTTAAAGTTGAATTGTTGCCAGAAGGTGCAGACCCTCAAGACGTTCGCTATAACATGATCCAATGGGTGCATCGCGCCACAAGAGGTTGGTCATATGGCGCAGCAGTAACCGACCCTCGTACCGGTGAAATCATTAAAGGTAATGTCACGCTTGGCAGCTTAAGAGTACGCCAAGATCATCTTATTGCTCGAGGGCTAACGGCTGGTTGGCCTGATCGTAAAGCCGCTGCTGATGCCGCCATGGCATTGTCGCTTGCCCGTATTCGCCAGTTAGCAGCGCATGAAGTGGGCCATACCTTAGGGCTTGACCATAACTTTGCTGCATCAACAAACGATAATGCTTCGGTAATGGATTATCCGCATCCGTACGTGAGTATTCAAGGCGATAAAATTAATATTGCCACGCCTTACACCGAAGGAATTGGTGAGTGGGACAAATACACCATCGCTTATGGTTATGGAGGCCTTACGCAGACCGAGTCTTTGTTAACGTCGACCCTAACTAAAGGCTTTCGATATATTGGGGAAGCAGACTCTCGTAGTGCCAGCGCCAGTAATGCATACGCCAGTTTATGGGATCGTGGTAACGATGCGGTAGCAGAGTTAGTACGTTTAGAAACAGTGCGTCGTAAAGCGATGGATGACTTTAACTCAGATGCTTTATTAGCCGGTGAACCTCATGGCGAATTAGCCGATGTATTTGTGCCCATATATTTGCTCACGCGTTATCAAATAGAAGCCGCAGCAAAGTGGATTGGCGGGACGGATTACAGTTATCAGCAAGTAGGTTCTGGCGTACGTTGGAATTATATTCGGCCTAAAATGCAACTTGCTGCGCTCGATGCATTATTGGCGAGTTTGCAAACAGAGAGCTTGTTAGTACCAAGTAATGTGTTGCAAGCGTTAGTGCCAAAAGCCGGTAATTATCGAAAAACTCGTGAAAGCTTTGGATCAAACTTAGGCGTGATAACTGATCCTGTGGCGATGGCAGAAGTGTTGAGCCGTCATATTGTGGCGCAATTATTAACCCCTGAACGTTTAAACCGTGTCAGTCAGGCCTATATGGAAGACAGTCAGCAACTGTCGGTGGTTCAATTAATCGATAAGCTTGCGGGTGCCAGTTTGTATCAAGACTTACCGAGTGGCCAGGGCCTAGCGATGCAAATGCGCGTCAATACAGTGGTGATTGATAGTTTGTTAGCAACGTACCATAGCCCTAAAACAGCGCCCGAAGTCAAAGCACAGTTAGCCGCAAGAGTTGACTATATTATTAAGCAACTTAAACGCCGCAGTAACCGTGGCAGCGATTATCAATCGGCGCATTACGATTGGCTGTTTCAAGGTATAACGAAAGGCATGACCGATCCTACTTATCGATTAATCACCAAGCCGGTGGACCTGCCTCCTGGCTCGCCAATTTAA
- a CDS encoding protein kinase, with translation MQTPQLQHFYINEEQSIYLLSANDARKHKAWIRLCKQQLSKLGYQQIEFIGKGAYGFVFAGINEFSQSHVFKFSRVNLPQSVQDRLEEEAYMLSQVKHPNIPGAIKFERVGKQGILVMERAQGEDLDKICQRLGALPPVIIVSIARQLANILYYLRKGKPLVHGDIKPSNLVYDIETDKLSLIDWGSAVFAQRDEHGRAVDDNVMSLLSSDQQHTNARMGDVYFIGDEQLSGALSTPRFDEQGAAATLYALASGQISRFGTKIIPATSIGLPIELAKTLDAMLSDDVERRNLAGDYFLKSLRHSHRMHLPILSSPPLAPDIPVWAQPRSKAVETVSYSSRKSFLKEHNTLDPIAKMDDVQLEKYYRNFMVGMADTEKGFIAAVGRLAQYPIVGGLVIHWQESGVFIDSNLAIYDPDSKAPLVLAVNNMVTMARGIKRIGVFKACFFNAKDTLHLERKSTEHQYKITGELQMPFEVGDVPTLEDKSRLHSYFEDGKDPEENLELPAEIMTELGWLNQIHHTGCIIFEALPNHLKIHSYLRLLNPRKQAAFRACLDRIMTHANKIQGHGISGFMKLPYKNTRQFSHIDRKADDFYPRNPKVIVAEATLPQT, from the coding sequence TTGCAAACACCGCAACTGCAACACTTTTATATCAATGAAGAGCAGTCCATCTATCTGCTCAGCGCCAATGATGCACGCAAGCATAAGGCCTGGATCCGCTTGTGTAAGCAACAGCTGAGTAAATTGGGATATCAGCAAATTGAATTTATTGGTAAGGGGGCCTATGGCTTTGTATTTGCGGGTATCAATGAGTTTAGCCAATCACATGTGTTTAAATTCTCAAGGGTAAATTTACCCCAAAGCGTCCAAGATAGGCTTGAAGAAGAAGCCTATATGCTTAGCCAAGTAAAACACCCAAATATACCTGGGGCGATAAAATTCGAACGGGTCGGTAAGCAAGGCATTTTAGTAATGGAACGGGCTCAAGGAGAAGATCTCGACAAAATTTGCCAGAGATTAGGGGCTTTACCGCCGGTAATTATCGTCAGTATTGCGAGACAATTAGCCAATATTTTATATTATCTGCGTAAGGGTAAGCCTTTAGTGCATGGCGATATTAAGCCATCTAACTTGGTTTATGATATTGAAACCGACAAATTGTCCTTAATCGATTGGGGATCTGCGGTATTTGCTCAGCGAGATGAACACGGCCGCGCGGTTGATGACAATGTCATGTCCTTACTATCAAGCGACCAACAGCACACTAACGCGCGCATGGGCGATGTGTATTTTATTGGTGACGAACAACTGAGCGGTGCGTTATCTACGCCTCGATTCGACGAGCAAGGCGCTGCTGCAACCTTATATGCACTCGCATCAGGACAAATTAGCCGTTTCGGCACAAAAATCATTCCAGCCACCAGCATAGGATTACCTATCGAACTGGCAAAAACACTCGATGCAATGCTCAGTGATGATGTTGAACGGCGCAATCTTGCGGGTGATTACTTTCTCAAAAGCCTGCGCCACAGCCATCGAATGCATTTGCCGATATTATCGTCACCTCCGCTAGCACCCGACATTCCGGTGTGGGCTCAACCGCGATCTAAAGCCGTCGAAACCGTAAGTTACAGCTCGCGTAAATCGTTTTTGAAAGAGCACAATACTCTAGATCCCATTGCCAAAATGGATGATGTGCAATTAGAAAAATACTATCGCAATTTTATGGTGGGTATGGCCGATACCGAAAAAGGCTTTATTGCCGCAGTAGGCCGTTTAGCACAGTATCCAATCGTTGGCGGTTTGGTGATCCATTGGCAAGAGTCTGGGGTGTTTATCGACTCCAATTTAGCTATTTACGATCCCGACAGTAAAGCGCCGTTAGTGTTAGCAGTAAATAATATGGTCACCATGGCGCGAGGAATTAAGCGGATTGGAGTGTTCAAGGCTTGCTTCTTTAATGCCAAAGACACCTTACACCTTGAGCGAAAAAGCACCGAGCACCAATATAAAATAACCGGTGAACTGCAAATGCCGTTTGAGGTCGGTGATGTGCCCACCTTGGAAGATAAATCTCGGCTGCACTCATACTTTGAAGACGGTAAAGATCCGGAAGAAAACTTGGAACTGCCAGCAGAAATCATGACCGAACTGGGGTGGTTAAATCAAATCCACCATACTGGCTGTATTATTTTTGAAGCGCTACCAAACCATTTAAAAATCCACAGTTACTTACGTTTATTAAATCCACGAAAACAGGCGGCATTTCGAGCCTGTTTAGATCGAATTATGACTCACGCAAATAAAATTCAAGGTCATGGTATTTCAGGTTTTATGAAACTGCCCTATAAAAACACTCGCCAATTTAGCCATATCGATCGTAAAGCAGATGATTTCTACCCTAGAAACCCTAAAGTCATCGTTGCAGAAGCCACTTTACCTCAAACATAA